One Pongo abelii isolate AG06213 chromosome 12, NHGRI_mPonAbe1-v2.0_pri, whole genome shotgun sequence DNA segment encodes these proteins:
- the TEKT4 gene encoding tektin-4 isoform X1 gives MAQTDVLLTKEPAPQTVPPCELPCKEYDVARNTGAYTSSGLATAGFRTSKYLPEEWFQNCYARYHQAFADRDQSERQRHESQQLAAETQALAQRTQQDSTRTVGERLQDTHGWKSELQREVEALAAETDLLLAQKQRLERALDATEVPFSIATDNLQCRERRQHPNLVRDHVETELLKEAELIRNIQELLKRTIMQAVSQIRLNREHKETCEMDWSDKVEAYNIDETCGRHHSQSTEVQAHPHSTTFQESASTPETWAKFTQDNLCRAQRERLASANLRVLVDCILRDTSEDLRLQCDAVNLAFGRRCEELEDARHKLQHHLHKTLREITDQEHNVAALRQAIKDKEAPLHVAQTRLYLRSHRPNMELCRDAAQFRLASEVEELNMSLTALREKLLEAEQSLRNLEDTHMSLEKDIAALTNSLFIDRQKCMAHRTRYPTILQLAGYQ, from the exons ATGGCGCAGACGGATGTGCTCCTAACCAAAGAGCCGGCCCCGCAGACGGTGCCGCCCTGCGAGCTGCCCTGCAAAGAGTACGACGTGGCCCGCAACACGGGCGCCTACACGTCCTCCGGCCTGGCCACCGCCGGCTTCCGCACCTCCAAGTACTTGCCGGAGGAGTGGTTTCAGAACTGCTATGCTCGCTACCACCAGGCCTTCGCCGACCGCGACCAGTCGGAGCGGCAGCGGCACGAGAGCCAGCAGCTGGCCGCAGAGACCCAGGCGCTGGCGCAGCGCACGCAGCAAGACTCCACGCGCACGGTGGGCGAGCGACTGCAGGACACGCACGGCTGGAAGTCGGAGCTGCAGCGCGAGGTGGAAGCGCTGGCTGCGGAGACCGACCTGCTCCTGGCCCAGAAGCAACGGCTGGAACGCGCCCTGGACGCCACTGAGGTGCCCTTCTCCATCGCCACTGACAACCTGCAGTGCCGCGAGCGCCGCCAGCACCCCAACCTCGTGCGCGACCATGTGGAGACGGAGCTGCTGAAG GAAGCCGAGCTCATCCGGAACATTCAGGAGCTGCTGAAGAGAACCATCATGCAAGCAGTGAGCCAGATCCG ACTGAACCGGGAGCACAAGGAGACCTGCGAGATGGACTGGTCGGACAAGGTGGAGGCCTACAACATCGACGAGACCTGCGGGCGCCACCACAGCCAGAGCACCGAGGTGCAGGCTCATCCGCACTCCACCACCTTCCAAGAGAG CGCCTCCACCCCAGAGACCTGGGCCAAGTTCACGCAGGACAATCTGTGCCGCGCCCAGCGCGAGCGCCTGGCCTCGGCCAACCTGCGGGTGCTGGTGGACTGCATCCTTCGAGACACCTCCGAGGACCTGCGGCTCCAGTGCGACGCCGTGAACCTGGCCTTCGGGCGCCGCTGTGAGGAGCTGGAGGACGCGCGGCACAAGCTGCAGCACCACCTGCACAAG ACGCTGCGGGAAATCACAGATCAGGAGCACAACGTGGCGGCACTGAGGCAGGCCATCAAGGACAAGGAGGCACCTCTGCACGTAGCCCAGACCCGGCTGTACCTGCGCTCGCACCGGCCCAACATGGAGCTGTGCCGCGACGCAGCCCAGTTCAG GCTGGCGAGTGAGGTGGAGGAGCTGAACATGTCCCTCACAGCGCTGCGGGAGAAGCTTCTAGAAGCGGAGCAGTCCCTGCGCAACCTCGAGGACACCCACATGAGCCTGGAGAAGGACATCGCTGCCTTGACCAACAGTCTCTTCATTGACCGCCAGAAGTGCATGGCCCATCGTACTCGCTACCCCACCATCCTGCAGCTGGCTGGCTACCAGTAA
- the TEKT4 gene encoding tektin-4 isoform X2: MAQTDVLLTKEPAPQTVPPCELPCKEYDVARNTGAYTSSGLATAGFRTSKYLPEEWFQNCYARYHQAFADRDQSERQRHESQQLAAETQALAQRTQQDSTRTVGERLQDTHGWKSELQREVEALAAETDLLLAQKQRLERALDATEVPFSIATDNLQCRERRQHPNLVRDHVETELLKEAELIRNIQELLKRTIMQAVSQIRASTPETWAKFTQDNLCRAQRERLASANLRVLVDCILRDTSEDLRLQCDAVNLAFGRRCEELEDARHKLQHHLHKTLREITDQEHNVAALRQAIKDKEAPLHVAQTRLYLRSHRPNMELCRDAAQFRLASEVEELNMSLTALREKLLEAEQSLRNLEDTHMSLEKDIAALTNSLFIDRQKCMAHRTRYPTILQLAGYQ, translated from the exons ATGGCGCAGACGGATGTGCTCCTAACCAAAGAGCCGGCCCCGCAGACGGTGCCGCCCTGCGAGCTGCCCTGCAAAGAGTACGACGTGGCCCGCAACACGGGCGCCTACACGTCCTCCGGCCTGGCCACCGCCGGCTTCCGCACCTCCAAGTACTTGCCGGAGGAGTGGTTTCAGAACTGCTATGCTCGCTACCACCAGGCCTTCGCCGACCGCGACCAGTCGGAGCGGCAGCGGCACGAGAGCCAGCAGCTGGCCGCAGAGACCCAGGCGCTGGCGCAGCGCACGCAGCAAGACTCCACGCGCACGGTGGGCGAGCGACTGCAGGACACGCACGGCTGGAAGTCGGAGCTGCAGCGCGAGGTGGAAGCGCTGGCTGCGGAGACCGACCTGCTCCTGGCCCAGAAGCAACGGCTGGAACGCGCCCTGGACGCCACTGAGGTGCCCTTCTCCATCGCCACTGACAACCTGCAGTGCCGCGAGCGCCGCCAGCACCCCAACCTCGTGCGCGACCATGTGGAGACGGAGCTGCTGAAG GAAGCCGAGCTCATCCGGAACATTCAGGAGCTGCTGAAGAGAACCATCATGCAAGCAGTGAGCCAGATCCG CGCCTCCACCCCAGAGACCTGGGCCAAGTTCACGCAGGACAATCTGTGCCGCGCCCAGCGCGAGCGCCTGGCCTCGGCCAACCTGCGGGTGCTGGTGGACTGCATCCTTCGAGACACCTCCGAGGACCTGCGGCTCCAGTGCGACGCCGTGAACCTGGCCTTCGGGCGCCGCTGTGAGGAGCTGGAGGACGCGCGGCACAAGCTGCAGCACCACCTGCACAAG ACGCTGCGGGAAATCACAGATCAGGAGCACAACGTGGCGGCACTGAGGCAGGCCATCAAGGACAAGGAGGCACCTCTGCACGTAGCCCAGACCCGGCTGTACCTGCGCTCGCACCGGCCCAACATGGAGCTGTGCCGCGACGCAGCCCAGTTCAG GCTGGCGAGTGAGGTGGAGGAGCTGAACATGTCCCTCACAGCGCTGCGGGAGAAGCTTCTAGAAGCGGAGCAGTCCCTGCGCAACCTCGAGGACACCCACATGAGCCTGGAGAAGGACATCGCTGCCTTGACCAACAGTCTCTTCATTGACCGCCAGAAGTGCATGGCCCATCGTACTCGCTACCCCACCATCCTGCAGCTGGCTGGCTACCAGTAA